CGTCCAGCGCGAACGCGACGGTCTCGGCCGCGCGTCCTCCGGTCAGGTCGTCCAGTGTGCGGACAGCAGTGTTCCTCGCCATGGGAGCCTCCCGTGCTCGATCGTGGTCGTGCGTGCAACCGGCACGGCGACGACCCGGATTTCGCGGTGCCGCCGGTTTCTTGCAGCTCTCGTACGAGAATAGCGGCAGGCTTGCGCGAACCTGCGCGGTGGTGTGCGCTGTGCGCATGGCAGCAGAGACTTTCGACGTCGTGGTCATCGGGGCGGGTCCGGTCGGGGAAGTGGCCGCCGAACGGGCCGCCAAGGGCGGGCTGAAGGTGGCCCTGGTCGAACACGAACGGTTCGGCGGCGAGTGCTCGTACTGGGCGTGCATCCCGAGCAAGGCGTTGCTGCGCCCGGGAAACCTGCTCGCCGCGGCCAAGCGGATGCCCGGCGTGCCGATCGGCGACGCGCTCGACGCCGAGAAGGTCCTCGCGCGCCGCGACTGGTTCACCGGCAAGGGCGACGACTCCGGCCAGGTCGAATGGGCCCGCGGCGCGGGGCTCGAACCCGTGCGCGGCTACGGCCGGATCACCGGCGAGCGCGAGGTCACGCTCGACGACGGCCGCGTTCTCGCCGCCCGGCACGCGGTGATCGTGTGCACCGGCAGCGTCCCGCGCACGCCGCGGATTCCGGGTCTGGACACCATCAAGCCGTGGGGTTCGCGGGAAGCGACGTCGGCGACGCAGGTGCCCGGACGGCTCGGCGTCCTCGGCGGCGGCGTGGTCGGCGTCGAAATGGCGCAGGCGTGGGCCCGGCTGGGCGCACAGGTCGACCTCGTGATCACCGGCGAACGGCCGCTGCCTCGCCTGCCGGAATTCGCCGGTGATCTGGTGCTGGACGGATTGCGCGAGGCGGGCGTTCGGGTGCACGTGAACTCGAGCTTGACCGAAGTGTCCAGTGTGGACGGTGGCACGCGGCTGAAACTGTCCGGCGGCGACGAGATCGTGGTCGACGAACTGCTGGTCGCCACCGGTCGCGCGCCCGCGACCAGTTCGATCGGCTTGGACGTGCTCGGCCTGCCGACCGACCGCGCGCTCGAGGTCGACGAAAGCGGCCGAGTGTCCGCTGTGGAGGGTGGCTGGCTGTACGCCGCGGGCGACGTCACCGGCCGGGCTTTGCTGACCCACCAGGGAAAATACGCCGCTCGCGTCGTCGGGGACTCGGTCGCCGCCCGCGCCCGCGGCGAGGAGATCTCGACCGAACCGTGGAGCCGCTACAGCGCGACCGCCGACCATCACGCGGTGCCGCAGGTCGTGTTCACCGACCCGGAGGTGACGTCGGTCGGCCTGACCGAGGCGCGCGACGGATCCGCGGACCGGGTGGTGGACATCGACATCGCGGTCGCCGGTTCCTCCCTGCACGCCGACGGATACCAGGGCAAAGCGCGGATGGTCGTCGACACCGAACGCGGGGTCGTGCTGGGGGTCACGTTCGTCGGCCAGGACGTGGCGGAACTGCTGCATTCCGCGACGATCGCGGTCGTCGGCGAAGTGCCGCTGGACCGGTTGTGGCACGCGGTCCCGGCGTTCCCGACGATCAGCGAGGTGTGGCTGCGGCTGCTGGAGGCTTACGGGCTCTGAGCTTGCTTTCCGGTAGCGTCGGGGCATGACCAGTGCCCCCGTTCCCGGCCGGCGTGAACGCAAGAAGGCGGCGACCCGCCAGGCGCTGGCCGACGCTGCCCTGCGGATGTTCCTGGAGCGGGGCTACGACCAGGTGACCGTGCGCGAGATCGCCGACGCCGCCGACGTGTCCACCACCACGCTGATGAAGCACTTCCCGACGAAGGAAGCCCTCGTTTTCGACCGGGAGCCGGAGGTGGACGAGGCGCTGGTCTCGGCGGTCCGCGACCGGCCGGAGGGCATGTCGGTGCTGGCGGCGCTCCGCGCGCATGTGCACGTCCGGGCGACGTCCGGCATCCGCGCGGAGGCCGAACCGTTGCTGCGCTTGGTGCGCGAGACGCCCGCGCTCGCCGAGTACTGGCACAAGATGTGGATGGGGCACGAGCATTCGCTGAGCCGGGTGATCGCCGAGGAGACCGGCGCGCCGGAGGGTGATCCGCGGTGTGCCGTGCTGGCCCATTTCGCGCTGGAGACGGCCGTGCTGGCGGATCGCTCGGACGATCCGCCAGCGATGGTCGACGTGGCGTTCGACCTGTTGGAGAACGGGTGGCAGTGAGCTGCCGGGCGCCGCGGCGGCAACCCGGGGCTCAGGAAGGCAGCGGCAAGTCGAGCGCGCCCTTCGCCGCGCGCACCAGCCCGGGATCGTCCGCAGTGGACGGTCCGGGCTGCCAGACCGCCTGCACGATCCGCACGCCCTTCCCGTCGATCTTGCTGGCGTAGGCGGCACCGTCGAACTGCGGCGGGCCGGACGGCCACTTGCCGGTTTCCGTGGCGACGTCCAGGATTCCGCCGCCACCTGGGTTGTCGGCGATCTGCTTGAGGCGATCGGCCTGTCCGGCGTCGGGGAACTCGACCACCGCGACGGTGACCGCGGCCGGCCGCCCGTCCACGAGCGCGGTATAGCTCGCGCGGCGAACCGCGGAGCAGCTGGTTTGCTGCAGGCTCGCTTGGACGTCCCCGAAAGCGTGCGACGCGCACTTCTGGTCGGCGCTGCTCGCCCGGGGTTCGAAGGTGAGAGTCGGGGCCGGTGGCGCGCTCGACGGGACGCTGCTGGGCGCCGGACTCGGAACGCTGCTCGGCGGCGCACTGCTGGCGGGCGGGGCGGCAGCGGTGTCCTCACCGCCGCTGGTCGCCACGACGATCGCCGACACCACCAGGACGACCAGCAGCACGATCGCCGCGATCGGCACCCACTTGACCGTCCGGGAGCCTGGTTGCCCCGGGTCGGCCGGGGTCGTCGGGCCAGTCGCGGCGGTGGCCGCCGCTCCGGTGGCCCCTGCTCCCATCCCGCCTGCGCCGGTCGTTGTTGTCCCTGTGCTGACTGCCGCGCCAGTGGGTGTTCCGGTTCCGGTGCTGGCTGTCCTGGCTCCCGTGCCCGTCGCGGCGAGGGGTGCCGGCGAGGGCGCACCGAGCGGCGGACTGCTCGGCCCGGGAACCGTCACGGGCACGACCGGCGGAACCGTCTCGCGTGGACGTCCGGCGGCCTGCGGCTTCGCCGGAGACGGCATCTTCTCGGTCGGCGCCTCGGGCGGATCAGCGGACTCGGTCGGCGCTTCGGACAGCGACTCCGGCTCGGTTGGCGGCGTCTCCGTTCGAGGCGGCCGCACCGCGATGATCTTCGGCCGCGGGGCCGGGGGAGCGGCGGGTTTCGGCGCGGCGGAAGGGGTGCTGGGGGGAGCAGCAGCCTTCGGTGCCGTGGTGCTGCCCGCACCGGGGAAGACGGGAAGCCCGGGGGTGTCTCCGGCACCCGCCGGAGTCGGCGCGACTGCGGTGTTGCCGGGACCGGCATCCGCGGTCGATTGTTCCGTGGGAGTCTGCGGTGCTGCGGGGTTGCTGGGGACGACATCCGCGGCCGACCGTCCCGTCGGGCTGGCGGTGGCGGCGGTGGATCCTGTGCTGGCGGCACCAGCCGGGCCGGAGCC
The nucleotide sequence above comes from Amycolatopsis sp. AA4. Encoded proteins:
- a CDS encoding NAD(P)/FAD-dependent oxidoreductase — protein: MAAETFDVVVIGAGPVGEVAAERAAKGGLKVALVEHERFGGECSYWACIPSKALLRPGNLLAAAKRMPGVPIGDALDAEKVLARRDWFTGKGDDSGQVEWARGAGLEPVRGYGRITGEREVTLDDGRVLAARHAVIVCTGSVPRTPRIPGLDTIKPWGSREATSATQVPGRLGVLGGGVVGVEMAQAWARLGAQVDLVITGERPLPRLPEFAGDLVLDGLREAGVRVHVNSSLTEVSSVDGGTRLKLSGGDEIVVDELLVATGRAPATSSIGLDVLGLPTDRALEVDESGRVSAVEGGWLYAAGDVTGRALLTHQGKYAARVVGDSVAARARGEEISTEPWSRYSATADHHAVPQVVFTDPEVTSVGLTEARDGSADRVVDIDIAVAGSSLHADGYQGKARMVVDTERGVVLGVTFVGQDVAELLHSATIAVVGEVPLDRLWHAVPAFPTISEVWLRLLEAYGL
- a CDS encoding TetR/AcrR family transcriptional regulator is translated as MTSAPVPGRRERKKAATRQALADAALRMFLERGYDQVTVREIADAADVSTTTLMKHFPTKEALVFDREPEVDEALVSAVRDRPEGMSVLAALRAHVHVRATSGIRAEAEPLLRLVRETPALAEYWHKMWMGHEHSLSRVIAEETGAPEGDPRCAVLAHFALETAVLADRSDDPPAMVDVAFDLLENGWQ